Proteins from one Balaenoptera musculus isolate JJ_BM4_2016_0621 chromosome 7, mBalMus1.pri.v3, whole genome shotgun sequence genomic window:
- the SPATA3 gene encoding spermatogenesis-associated protein 3 isoform X3 has protein sequence MKKGKRQKSEARRRGSTSQRASSESSPQQQSSESSSQQPISRSSPQPPSPRPTLQPSSRGPTPQPTSSGVTSQPSSESTAPQPVPQALPAPELGRSARGVVSPDTDTKASPRSRKTAGPVTPAGPRPFCSCSACPGSSACWRRLGLCHSRIFDVLLPRAWPTMPGRRFPNFLTFYRCSMWFPQMPQPQNRAT, from the exons ATGAAGAAGGGCAAGAGGCAGAAGTCAGAGGCCAGGCGCCGAGGCTCCACCTCCCAGCGCGCCAGCTCCGAATCCAGCCCTCAGCAGCAGAGCTCGGAGTCCAGTTCACAGCAGCCCATCTCCAGATCCAGCCCGCAGCCGCCCAGCCCCCGGCCCACCTTGCAGCCGTCCAGCCGGGGACCCACCCCGCAGCCAACCAGCTCTGGAGTCACCTCACAGCCCAGCAGTGAATCCACCGCCCCGCAGCCTGTGCCCCAGGCTCTCCCGGCTCCCGAACTCGGACGCTCGGCTCGGGGCGTCGTGTCTCCGGACACTGACACAAAAGCATCCCCTCGATCCAGGAAAACAG CAGGGCCTGTGACGCCAGCGGGCCCGCGCCCCTTCTGTTCCTGTTCCGCTTGCCCTGGCAGCTCTGCTTGCTGGCGCCGTCTGGGCCTGTGCCATAGCCGCATCTTCGATGTCCTTCTGCCCCGGGCCTGGCCGACCATGCCAGGGAGAAGATTCCCAAACTTCCTCACCTTCTACAG